The Rhodocytophaga rosea genome has a segment encoding these proteins:
- a CDS encoding sodium/proton-translocating pyrophosphatase, translated as MENLMTNMSVWGVVVLLLTTLRLAWRSGVVQGTGWLIETGEYVFQKFNLFIRHSYKPLTLFALSAFTLFVCYKITGDKFVSLWSSASVAGIMSIGLGALLRPGISQYVLSLDSLSTRKEKFIKRVCSEKNINNNGILFIGLTGLLLVSAAYLPSVEWTSYTVLSLTGGFALGASGLLLCLHVYEVITIPYTDSYSTFAAQASRILSNDRLDTLGGTLVAAMLLGTTFCPISSFQSLDMPASSVLLPLVLAISGVGISSVFGSMASVSGWKKNPVSYLTEKLISALFMILVAFGITQYLLPASWVCNGTEFTSMQVFYAAQAGIVGGLLTNKVVQVYKTVHRKYFNYLAEKSFKVSLMDSAFHFLLNTVSTLLPVVLIVISILFSYELVGLYGIVIAMIAMLANLSTKLTVGR; from the coding sequence ATGGAAAATTTAATGACTAATATGTCTGTATGGGGAGTTGTGGTGTTGTTGTTAACGACTTTACGGTTAGCCTGGCGTTCGGGAGTAGTGCAGGGTACGGGTTGGCTGATTGAAACAGGCGAATATGTATTTCAAAAATTTAATCTTTTTATCCGGCATTCTTATAAGCCATTAACTTTATTTGCCTTGTCGGCTTTTACACTGTTTGTTTGCTACAAAATTACCGGAGACAAATTTGTATCGTTGTGGAGCAGTGCCAGCGTAGCAGGTATTATGAGTATAGGGTTAGGCGCTTTGTTAAGACCAGGTATCTCTCAATATGTGCTTAGCCTTGATTCCTTGAGTACCCGGAAAGAAAAATTCATCAAAAGAGTTTGCAGCGAAAAAAATATTAACAATAACGGTATTCTATTTATTGGGCTCACCGGCTTACTGCTGGTATCAGCTGCCTACCTGCCATCCGTTGAGTGGACATCCTATACGGTATTATCTCTAACCGGCGGCTTTGCATTAGGAGCCTCAGGTTTACTGCTTTGCCTGCATGTATATGAAGTAATAACCATCCCTTATACAGATAGCTATTCTACCTTCGCAGCGCAAGCTAGCCGGATACTTAGCAATGACAGATTGGATACGTTAGGAGGTACCCTGGTAGCGGCTATGTTGCTGGGTACTACTTTCTGCCCCATCAGTTCTTTTCAATCGCTCGATATGCCTGCCAGTTCGGTACTATTGCCTTTAGTATTAGCTATTTCAGGTGTAGGAATTTCATCCGTATTTGGTAGTATGGCCTCTGTTTCTGGCTGGAAGAAGAACCCTGTTTCCTACCTGACAGAGAAATTGATAAGTGCGTTGTTTATGATCTTGGTAGCATTTGGTATTACACAGTATTTGCTTCCGGCTTCATGGGTATGTAATGGAACAGAATTTACTTCTATGCAAGTGTTCTATGCAGCGCAGGCAGGTATCGTTGGCGGTTTGTTAACCAATAAAGTAGTTCAGGTATATAAAACGGTTCACCGGAAATATTTCAACTACCTGGCTGAAAAATCTTTTAAAGTAAGCCTGATGGATTCGGCCTTTCATTTTCTGTTAAACACCGTTTCTACATTGCTGCCAGTTGTTTTAATCGTAATATCTATTTTGTTTTCCTATGAACTGGTAGGCTTATATGGTATTGTGATCGCTATGATCGCTATGCTGGCTAATCTTTCTACCAAACTTACTGTAGGCCGGTAG